The proteins below are encoded in one region of Ornithinimicrobium avium:
- a CDS encoding CpaF family protein, with protein sequence MSIENHAEQPEETASSDPTGLPLFTTPPTTGGSTRGSSRGRRRGGFTLNQGTDEQSSHPPARGAAPVPEPGRGDNVVPLQTRDAGRSGWHGRSQDGLDWELVASLRQQTADRLSQEGTPTGEEDRGAQQERGRAIITELLGQEATERLRAGTEAWDIEEQHDLARAVFDAVFGLGRLQPLVDDPQVENIMIFGHDQVTVELTGGRQVTSPPVADSDQELVDFLAFVASRSEVNARPFSRSHPELHLRLDGGARLAAQAWVTPRPQVVIRRHRMTQVSLQDLVDLGALTPVAASFLAAVVRSGRSIVVSGAQGAGKTTMVRALCNEIPRYEVIGTFETEHELHLHQMPERHPYVFAWEARPGSGEVGPDGSRAGEYTLDQALHGSFRMNLNRQIVGEVRGPEAAAMLKAMQSGSGSISTTHAAHAVGAVEKLVTCVMESGQHATHDFALRAVASGVDVVVHVTKETLPAPDGSAQVSRFVSEIIAVALGEEQTGYAVTHVFKADPGSATARPYVLPDDYRDLTRFGFDLAGFTEAQEGTGA encoded by the coding sequence GTGAGCATCGAGAACCACGCAGAGCAGCCCGAGGAGACAGCCAGCTCCGACCCGACCGGGCTGCCACTGTTCACTACCCCGCCCACCACTGGGGGCAGCACCCGCGGATCCTCCCGGGGCCGCCGACGCGGGGGATTCACCCTGAACCAGGGCACGGACGAGCAGTCCAGCCACCCCCCGGCACGTGGTGCTGCACCCGTGCCGGAGCCGGGGCGGGGCGACAACGTCGTGCCGCTACAGACCCGGGACGCGGGTCGGTCGGGCTGGCACGGCCGGTCCCAGGACGGCCTGGACTGGGAGCTGGTCGCCAGCCTGCGGCAGCAGACCGCGGACCGCCTGTCCCAGGAAGGGACCCCCACCGGGGAGGAGGACCGGGGTGCCCAGCAGGAGCGGGGACGGGCGATCATCACCGAACTGCTGGGGCAGGAGGCCACCGAGCGCCTGCGTGCCGGGACCGAGGCCTGGGACATCGAGGAGCAGCACGACCTGGCCCGGGCCGTGTTCGACGCGGTGTTCGGGCTGGGACGCCTGCAGCCGCTGGTCGATGACCCGCAGGTGGAGAACATCATGATCTTCGGCCACGACCAGGTCACCGTGGAGCTCACCGGTGGCCGGCAGGTCACGTCCCCGCCGGTGGCCGACTCCGACCAGGAGCTGGTGGACTTCCTGGCCTTCGTGGCATCCCGCTCGGAGGTCAACGCCCGCCCGTTCTCCCGGTCCCACCCCGAGCTGCACCTGCGCCTCGACGGTGGTGCCCGCCTGGCGGCGCAGGCGTGGGTGACGCCCCGGCCGCAGGTGGTGATCCGCCGCCACCGGATGACGCAGGTGTCCCTGCAGGACCTGGTCGACCTGGGCGCGCTGACCCCGGTCGCCGCCTCGTTCCTGGCCGCGGTGGTCCGCTCCGGCCGGTCGATCGTGGTCTCCGGCGCGCAGGGCGCCGGCAAGACCACGATGGTGCGGGCGCTGTGCAACGAGATCCCCCGGTATGAGGTCATCGGCACCTTCGAGACCGAGCACGAGCTGCACCTGCACCAGATGCCCGAGCGGCATCCGTACGTGTTCGCCTGGGAGGCCCGGCCCGGGTCGGGTGAGGTCGGCCCGGACGGGTCACGGGCGGGGGAGTACACGCTGGACCAGGCGCTGCACGGCAGCTTCCGGATGAACCTGAACCGGCAGATCGTCGGCGAGGTCCGCGGCCCGGAGGCCGCGGCGATGCTCAAGGCCATGCAGTCGGGGTCGGGGTCCATCTCCACCACCCACGCGGCCCATGCGGTCGGTGCGGTGGAGAAGCTGGTGACCTGTGTCATGGAATCGGGGCAGCACGCGACCCACGACTTCGCCCTCCGCGCGGTCGCCTCCGGTGTCGACGTCGTCGTCCACGTCACGAAGGAGACCCTGCCGGCGCCCGACGGGAGCGCGCAGGTGTCCCGGTTCGTGTCCGAGATCATCGCCGTCGCCCTGGGGGAGGAGCAGACCGGCTACGCGGTCACGCACGTGTTCAAGGCCGACCCCGGCTCGGCGACCGCACGGCCGTACGTCCTGCCCGACGACTACCGCGACCTGACCCGGTTCGGTTTCGACCTGGCCGGCTTCACCGAAGCACAGGAAGGGACCGGTGCATGA
- a CDS encoding ParA family protein, which produces MAVITLTSASGSPGVTTTALGWALSRGRPTVLVDADPTGGASMLAGYLRGQLVPPDALLELWTAQQQGRLRSALPSLTMSLPDSAVELLPGTRSHAQARALVGLWEPLLAAFKALEGTGQDVIVDVGRLGLTGSPTPLLHGADLALVVCRSDLVSLSALRSWLATLHTELEEVGGATSLGVVLVGPGRPYSEAEVGKVLAPACGGRPPVLGSVAWDPRAAAAFSAGTPVRRLGSSQLVAGLRHLDEAARKRIASNTHDLSEVSS; this is translated from the coding sequence ATGGCGGTCATCACGCTGACGTCGGCCTCCGGTTCCCCGGGTGTGACGACGACCGCCCTGGGGTGGGCGCTGTCCCGGGGGCGGCCCACCGTCCTGGTGGACGCCGACCCCACCGGCGGGGCATCCATGCTGGCCGGGTACCTGCGCGGGCAGTTGGTGCCCCCGGACGCGCTGCTGGAGCTGTGGACGGCCCAGCAGCAGGGCCGGCTGCGGTCGGCGCTGCCGTCCCTGACCATGTCCCTGCCCGACTCTGCGGTGGAGCTTCTGCCGGGTACCCGCTCGCACGCCCAGGCCCGGGCACTGGTCGGCCTGTGGGAGCCGTTGCTGGCCGCGTTCAAGGCGTTGGAGGGCACGGGGCAGGACGTCATCGTCGACGTGGGGCGGCTGGGCCTGACCGGGTCGCCCACGCCGTTGCTGCACGGGGCCGACCTGGCCCTGGTGGTGTGCCGCTCCGACCTGGTCTCGTTGTCCGCCCTGCGGTCGTGGCTGGCCACCCTGCACACCGAGCTCGAGGAGGTCGGTGGGGCGACGTCGCTGGGCGTGGTGCTCGTCGGACCCGGTCGGCCCTACAGCGAGGCCGAGGTCGGCAAGGTCCTGGCCCCGGCGTGCGGCGGGCGGCCCCCGGTCCTGGGGTCCGTGGCTTGGGACCCCAGGGCCGCTGCCGCGTTCTCCGCCGGCACCCCGGTGCGACGACTGGGCTCGAGCCAGCTCGTGGCCGGCCTGCGGCACCTCGACGAAGCCGCCCGGAAACGGATCGCGAGCAACACCCACGACCTGAGCGAGGTGTCGTCGTGA